A region of Caretta caretta isolate rCarCar2 chromosome 26, rCarCar1.hap1, whole genome shotgun sequence DNA encodes the following proteins:
- the LOC125626408 gene encoding G protein-coupled receptor kinase 5 isoform X1 → MLCQSWKRGCSSAARTCSQGGGGKRKGRSKKWKEILRFPHISQCDDLRKGLERDYSSLCDKQPIGRLLFRQFCERRPELQRCIHFLDAVIDYELSPDERRKEMGDEIIRRFFKRESSDYMPEISQALMKQCMENLEKSACKDLFSSCLAPMHGYLSGAPFADYRDSMYFDRFLQWKYLERQSVTKDTFRQYRILGKGGFGEVCACQVRATGKMYACKKLEKKRIKKRKGEAMALNEKQILEKVNSRFVVSLAYAYETKDALCLVLTIMNGGDLKFHIYNMGNPGFEDERVVFYAAEICCGLQHLHQEGIVYRDLKPENILLDDDGHIRISDLGLAIKIPEGEMIRGRVGTVGYMAPEVINNERYTFGPDWWGLGCLIYEMIEGQSPFRARKERVKREEVEKRVQEDQELYSDKFTENTQAICKMLLTKDPKQRLGCGEDGAAQVTQHPFFRTINFKRLEAGVIKPSFVPDPRAVYCKDVLDIEQFSTVKGVNLDQTDSDFYAKFATGSVSIPWQNEMIETECFKDLNVFGPNGLRSPDLDWKQLPEPPKRSLLQRLFRRHPADYTISTNTHSNLTAGVNSHPPTANSAGQGRAMAQAPS, encoded by the exons AAAGGGACTACAGCAGCCTGTGTGACAAGCAGCCCATCGGCAGGCTGCTCTTCCGCCAGTTCTGTGAGAGGCGGCCGGAGCTGCAGCGCtgcatccacttcctggacgctgTG ATCGATTACGAGCTCTCTCCGGATGAGCGGCGCAAGGAGATGGGCGACGAGATCATCCGAAGGTTCTTTAAAAGGGAG TCTTCAGACTACATGCCGGAAATCAGCCAGGCCCTCATGAAGCAGTGCATGGAGAACCTGGAGAAAAGTGCCTGTAAAGACCTCTTCAGCAGCTGTCTGGC TCCTATGCACGGGTACCTGAGCGGAGCGCCCTTCGCCGACTATCGGGACAGCATGTACTTCGACCGGTTCCTGCAGTGGAAGTACTTGGAGAG GCAGTCGGTGACCAAGGACACCTTCCGGCAGTACCGGATTCTGGGCAAGGGGGGCTTTGGAGAG GTCTGCGCCTGCCAGGTACGAGCAACAGGCAAGATGTATGCCTGCAAGAAGCTGGAGAAGAAGCGGATCAAGAAGCGGAAAGGGGAGGCCATGGCCCTGAACGAGAAGCAGATCCTGGAGAAagtgaacagcaggtttgtg GTCAGCCTGGCCTATGCCTACGAGACGAAGGACGCGCTCTGCCTGGTGCTGACCATCATGAACGGGGGTGACCTCAAGTTCCACATCTACAACATGGGCAACCCCGGCTTTGAGGATGAACGCGTCGTCTTCTACGCGGCCGAGATCTGCTGCGGGCTGCAGCACCTGCACCAGGAGGGCATTGTCTACAG ggaTCTGAAGCCAGAGAACATCCTGCTGGATGATGATG GACACATCCGGATCTCGGACCTGGGGCTGGCCATTAAGATTCCGGAGGGTGAGATGATCCGCGGCCGCGTCGGGACCGTCGGCTACATGG CTCCAGAGGTGATTAACAACGAGCGCTACACCTTCGGCCCGGActggtgggggctgggctgcCTGATCTACGAGATGATCGAGGGGCAGTCGCCGTTCCGTGCCCGCAAGGAGAGGGTGaagcgggaagaggtggagaagcgGGTGCAGGAGGATCAGGAGCTGTACTCTGACAAGTTCACCGAGAACACCCAGGCCATCTGCAAGATG CTCCTGACCAAGGACCCGAAGCAGCGACTGGGCTGCGGGGAGGACGGGGCCGCCCAGGTGACCCAGCATCCATTCTTCAGGACCATCAACTTCAAGCGGCTGGAGGCCGGGGTCATAAAGCCGTCATTTGTGCCAGAT CCTCGGGCCGTGTACTGCAAGGACGTGCTGGACATCGAGCAGTTCTCCACCGTCAAGGGCGTCAACCTGGACCAAACGGACAGTGACTTCTACGCCAAATTCGCCACGGGCAGCGTCTCCATCCCCTGGCAGAATGAG ATGATCGAGACCGAGTGCTTTAAAGACCTGAATGTGTTTGGACCAAATGGGTTGCGCTCCCCGGATCTGGACTGGAAGCAGCTCCCCGAGCCCCCCAAGCGCAGCCTGCTTCAGCGGCTCTTCCGGCGGCAC CCGGCGGACTACACCATCAGCACCAACACACACTCCAACCTCACAGCGGGCGTGAACTCGCATCCGCCCACGGCCAACTCCGCCGGCCAAGGCCGGGCCATGGCGCAGGCGCCTTCCTGA
- the LOC125626408 gene encoding G protein-coupled receptor kinase 5 isoform X3 gives MGDEIIRRFFKRESSDYMPEISQALMKQCMENLEKSACKDLFSSCLAPMHGYLSGAPFADYRDSMYFDRFLQWKYLERQSVTKDTFRQYRILGKGGFGEVCACQVRATGKMYACKKLEKKRIKKRKGEAMALNEKQILEKVNSRFVVSLAYAYETKDALCLVLTIMNGGDLKFHIYNMGNPGFEDERVVFYAAEICCGLQHLHQEGIVYRDLKPENILLDDDGHIRISDLGLAIKIPEGEMIRGRVGTVGYMAPEVINNERYTFGPDWWGLGCLIYEMIEGQSPFRARKERVKREEVEKRVQEDQELYSDKFTENTQAICKMLLTKDPKQRLGCGEDGAAQVTQHPFFRTINFKRLEAGVIKPSFVPDPRAVYCKDVLDIEQFSTVKGVNLDQTDSDFYAKFATGSVSIPWQNEMIETECFKDLNVFGPNGLRSPDLDWKQLPEPPKRSLLQRLFRRHPADYTISTNTHSNLTAGVNSHPPTANSAGQGRAMAQAPS, from the exons ATGGGCGACGAGATCATCCGAAGGTTCTTTAAAAGGGAG TCTTCAGACTACATGCCGGAAATCAGCCAGGCCCTCATGAAGCAGTGCATGGAGAACCTGGAGAAAAGTGCCTGTAAAGACCTCTTCAGCAGCTGTCTGGC TCCTATGCACGGGTACCTGAGCGGAGCGCCCTTCGCCGACTATCGGGACAGCATGTACTTCGACCGGTTCCTGCAGTGGAAGTACTTGGAGAG GCAGTCGGTGACCAAGGACACCTTCCGGCAGTACCGGATTCTGGGCAAGGGGGGCTTTGGAGAG GTCTGCGCCTGCCAGGTACGAGCAACAGGCAAGATGTATGCCTGCAAGAAGCTGGAGAAGAAGCGGATCAAGAAGCGGAAAGGGGAGGCCATGGCCCTGAACGAGAAGCAGATCCTGGAGAAagtgaacagcaggtttgtg GTCAGCCTGGCCTATGCCTACGAGACGAAGGACGCGCTCTGCCTGGTGCTGACCATCATGAACGGGGGTGACCTCAAGTTCCACATCTACAACATGGGCAACCCCGGCTTTGAGGATGAACGCGTCGTCTTCTACGCGGCCGAGATCTGCTGCGGGCTGCAGCACCTGCACCAGGAGGGCATTGTCTACAG ggaTCTGAAGCCAGAGAACATCCTGCTGGATGATGATG GACACATCCGGATCTCGGACCTGGGGCTGGCCATTAAGATTCCGGAGGGTGAGATGATCCGCGGCCGCGTCGGGACCGTCGGCTACATGG CTCCAGAGGTGATTAACAACGAGCGCTACACCTTCGGCCCGGActggtgggggctgggctgcCTGATCTACGAGATGATCGAGGGGCAGTCGCCGTTCCGTGCCCGCAAGGAGAGGGTGaagcgggaagaggtggagaagcgGGTGCAGGAGGATCAGGAGCTGTACTCTGACAAGTTCACCGAGAACACCCAGGCCATCTGCAAGATG CTCCTGACCAAGGACCCGAAGCAGCGACTGGGCTGCGGGGAGGACGGGGCCGCCCAGGTGACCCAGCATCCATTCTTCAGGACCATCAACTTCAAGCGGCTGGAGGCCGGGGTCATAAAGCCGTCATTTGTGCCAGAT CCTCGGGCCGTGTACTGCAAGGACGTGCTGGACATCGAGCAGTTCTCCACCGTCAAGGGCGTCAACCTGGACCAAACGGACAGTGACTTCTACGCCAAATTCGCCACGGGCAGCGTCTCCATCCCCTGGCAGAATGAG ATGATCGAGACCGAGTGCTTTAAAGACCTGAATGTGTTTGGACCAAATGGGTTGCGCTCCCCGGATCTGGACTGGAAGCAGCTCCCCGAGCCCCCCAAGCGCAGCCTGCTTCAGCGGCTCTTCCGGCGGCAC CCGGCGGACTACACCATCAGCACCAACACACACTCCAACCTCACAGCGGGCGTGAACTCGCATCCGCCCACGGCCAACTCCGCCGGCCAAGGCCGGGCCATGGCGCAGGCGCCTTCCTGA
- the LOC125626408 gene encoding G protein-coupled receptor kinase 5 isoform X2 yields the protein MELENIVANTVLLKAREGGGGKRKGRSKKWKEILRFPHISQCDDLRKGLERDYSSLCDKQPIGRLLFRQFCERRPELQRCIHFLDAVIDYELSPDERRKEMGDEIIRRFFKRESSDYMPEISQALMKQCMENLEKSACKDLFSSCLAPMHGYLSGAPFADYRDSMYFDRFLQWKYLERQSVTKDTFRQYRILGKGGFGEVCACQVRATGKMYACKKLEKKRIKKRKGEAMALNEKQILEKVNSRFVVSLAYAYETKDALCLVLTIMNGGDLKFHIYNMGNPGFEDERVVFYAAEICCGLQHLHQEGIVYRDLKPENILLDDDGHIRISDLGLAIKIPEGEMIRGRVGTVGYMAPEVINNERYTFGPDWWGLGCLIYEMIEGQSPFRARKERVKREEVEKRVQEDQELYSDKFTENTQAICKMLLTKDPKQRLGCGEDGAAQVTQHPFFRTINFKRLEAGVIKPSFVPDPRAVYCKDVLDIEQFSTVKGVNLDQTDSDFYAKFATGSVSIPWQNEMIETECFKDLNVFGPNGLRSPDLDWKQLPEPPKRSLLQRLFRRHPADYTISTNTHSNLTAGVNSHPPTANSAGQGRAMAQAPS from the exons AAAGGGACTACAGCAGCCTGTGTGACAAGCAGCCCATCGGCAGGCTGCTCTTCCGCCAGTTCTGTGAGAGGCGGCCGGAGCTGCAGCGCtgcatccacttcctggacgctgTG ATCGATTACGAGCTCTCTCCGGATGAGCGGCGCAAGGAGATGGGCGACGAGATCATCCGAAGGTTCTTTAAAAGGGAG TCTTCAGACTACATGCCGGAAATCAGCCAGGCCCTCATGAAGCAGTGCATGGAGAACCTGGAGAAAAGTGCCTGTAAAGACCTCTTCAGCAGCTGTCTGGC TCCTATGCACGGGTACCTGAGCGGAGCGCCCTTCGCCGACTATCGGGACAGCATGTACTTCGACCGGTTCCTGCAGTGGAAGTACTTGGAGAG GCAGTCGGTGACCAAGGACACCTTCCGGCAGTACCGGATTCTGGGCAAGGGGGGCTTTGGAGAG GTCTGCGCCTGCCAGGTACGAGCAACAGGCAAGATGTATGCCTGCAAGAAGCTGGAGAAGAAGCGGATCAAGAAGCGGAAAGGGGAGGCCATGGCCCTGAACGAGAAGCAGATCCTGGAGAAagtgaacagcaggtttgtg GTCAGCCTGGCCTATGCCTACGAGACGAAGGACGCGCTCTGCCTGGTGCTGACCATCATGAACGGGGGTGACCTCAAGTTCCACATCTACAACATGGGCAACCCCGGCTTTGAGGATGAACGCGTCGTCTTCTACGCGGCCGAGATCTGCTGCGGGCTGCAGCACCTGCACCAGGAGGGCATTGTCTACAG ggaTCTGAAGCCAGAGAACATCCTGCTGGATGATGATG GACACATCCGGATCTCGGACCTGGGGCTGGCCATTAAGATTCCGGAGGGTGAGATGATCCGCGGCCGCGTCGGGACCGTCGGCTACATGG CTCCAGAGGTGATTAACAACGAGCGCTACACCTTCGGCCCGGActggtgggggctgggctgcCTGATCTACGAGATGATCGAGGGGCAGTCGCCGTTCCGTGCCCGCAAGGAGAGGGTGaagcgggaagaggtggagaagcgGGTGCAGGAGGATCAGGAGCTGTACTCTGACAAGTTCACCGAGAACACCCAGGCCATCTGCAAGATG CTCCTGACCAAGGACCCGAAGCAGCGACTGGGCTGCGGGGAGGACGGGGCCGCCCAGGTGACCCAGCATCCATTCTTCAGGACCATCAACTTCAAGCGGCTGGAGGCCGGGGTCATAAAGCCGTCATTTGTGCCAGAT CCTCGGGCCGTGTACTGCAAGGACGTGCTGGACATCGAGCAGTTCTCCACCGTCAAGGGCGTCAACCTGGACCAAACGGACAGTGACTTCTACGCCAAATTCGCCACGGGCAGCGTCTCCATCCCCTGGCAGAATGAG ATGATCGAGACCGAGTGCTTTAAAGACCTGAATGTGTTTGGACCAAATGGGTTGCGCTCCCCGGATCTGGACTGGAAGCAGCTCCCCGAGCCCCCCAAGCGCAGCCTGCTTCAGCGGCTCTTCCGGCGGCAC CCGGCGGACTACACCATCAGCACCAACACACACTCCAACCTCACAGCGGGCGTGAACTCGCATCCGCCCACGGCCAACTCCGCCGGCCAAGGCCGGGCCATGGCGCAGGCGCCTTCCTGA